A genomic stretch from Deltaproteobacteria bacterium includes:
- a CDS encoding efflux transporter outer membrane subunit — translation MFKGITALFSVLIISACTLGPDYRRPAMDVPSSWRFEEKEAQDWANTAWWGQFDDPVLNELIATALKENLDLKIAALRVEEFMGRYGFSRAALFPQADATGMVQRKSLTQYSNPPRSSTTDNPYYDFQALLTAGWEIDIWGRLRRATEAARADLLSTEEGRRGVLMTVVTAVAIAYIDLRDLDKQLEIAERTSKSREDSFKLFHLRFERGLISQLELRQIESEVQSALATVSLLQKLIFQQENALSLLIGHHPGRIPRGKILDHLILPAVPAGVPSQLLERRPDIRQAEQNLIAANARIGAAKALYFPSISLTGFFGLESTELSSLFSGPARTWNYTAQISMPVFNAGVIAGTIKATEALQQQALVRYQQAVQTAFREVEDALIDQAKSREQLARQKKQVEALQSYLGLARVRYENGYTSYLEVLDAERGLFSAELSYTQTQGVLFRALVNLYKSMGGGWLVEADKLVGRY, via the coding sequence ATGTTTAAAGGGATCACCGCTCTCTTCTCGGTTCTGATAATCTCGGCCTGCACCCTCGGGCCGGATTACCGGCGCCCGGCAATGGATGTCCCTTCATCCTGGCGTTTTGAAGAAAAAGAAGCCCAGGATTGGGCTAATACCGCCTGGTGGGGGCAGTTCGATGATCCGGTCTTGAATGAGTTGATCGCCACGGCCCTTAAGGAGAACCTGGATCTTAAAATCGCCGCCTTGAGGGTCGAGGAATTCATGGGACGGTACGGCTTTTCCAGGGCCGCGCTCTTCCCCCAGGCGGATGCCACGGGGATGGTCCAGAGAAAGTCCCTGACCCAATACAGCAATCCCCCGCGGTCTTCAACAACCGACAACCCCTATTATGATTTTCAGGCCCTCCTGACTGCCGGTTGGGAGATCGATATCTGGGGGCGTCTCCGTCGGGCAACTGAAGCGGCCCGGGCCGATCTGCTGAGCACCGAAGAAGGGCGACGGGGGGTCCTGATGACCGTGGTGACCGCAGTAGCCATTGCCTACATCGACCTCCGGGACCTGGATAAACAACTTGAAATTGCCGAAAGAACTTCCAAAAGCCGGGAAGATTCTTTCAAACTCTTCCATCTCCGTTTTGAGCGGGGACTCATCTCGCAATTGGAACTCAGACAAATAGAATCGGAGGTCCAATCGGCCTTGGCCACCGTTTCATTGCTTCAAAAGCTGATCTTCCAGCAGGAGAACGCCTTGAGCCTGTTGATAGGACACCATCCGGGTCGGATTCCAAGAGGTAAAATCCTGGACCATCTGATTCTACCGGCCGTTCCGGCCGGGGTCCCTTCGCAGCTTCTGGAAAGGCGCCCGGATATCCGCCAGGCCGAGCAAAACCTGATTGCCGCCAATGCCAGGATCGGGGCGGCCAAGGCCCTTTATTTTCCCTCCATTTCCCTGACCGGCTTTTTTGGGCTGGAAAGCACGGAGTTGTCCAGTCTTTTTAGCGGGCCGGCCAGGACCTGGAATTATACCGCCCAGATTTCAATGCCCGTCTTTAATGCAGGCGTGATCGCCGGGACGATAAAGGCCACCGAAGCCTTACAGCAACAAGCCCTGGTCCGTTATCAGCAGGCCGTCCAGACCGCCTTCAGAGAGGTGGAGGATGCCCTGATCGATCAGGCCAAGTCAAGGGAACAATTAGCCAGGCAAAAAAAACAGGTAGAGGCTTTACAGAGTTATCTGGGGTTGGCCAGGGTGCGGTATGAGAACGGTTATACCAGTTACCTGGAAGTGCTTGATGCCGAGCGGGGTCTTTTCAGTGCCGAACTTTCCTATACGCAAACCCAGGGAGTCCTCTTTCGCGCCCTGGTCAACCTCTATAAATCCATGGGTGGAGGCTGGTTGGTCGAAGCGGATAAACTGGTCGGAAGGTATTAA
- a CDS encoding efflux RND transporter periplasmic adaptor subunit has translation MIGRNGLRVLWSAGILLMFGITLFSIGCKKNQAKEGFSKIIVEVAPVLLKDVPIHSEWTASTDGFVNATIRAQVQGYLVEQDYKEGDFVLKGQVLFKIDPRFLQATLDQARGQLTEQRARWENARANLERIKPLVAQKAVSQKDFDEAVATERVTLAAVVAAQAVVDKAQVDLGFTRIISPIDGIAGIARAQLGNLVGPGSIEELTTVSTVDPIKVYFPMSEQEYLKYMANGNGKTQQIPLELILADGNVHPFQGKLAFADRQVDLRTGTIKVAALFKNPGNVLRPGQFARIRARIMVKKGALLVPQRAVIELQGKYQAAVVGPDNKVSIRQVKAAERVGNLWVIEEGLNPGEQVVIEGLQKIKDGMVVATRPFRSDSGMANTAGPQPAIQKTGKK, from the coding sequence ATGATTGGTAGAAATGGGTTAAGAGTGCTTTGGTCCGCAGGCATTCTTCTGATGTTTGGGATAACGCTTTTTTCGATAGGATGCAAAAAAAATCAAGCGAAAGAAGGTTTCTCTAAAATCATTGTTGAAGTTGCCCCTGTTCTCCTGAAGGATGTACCGATCCATTCGGAATGGACCGCTTCTACGGATGGTTTTGTCAACGCCACCATACGGGCCCAGGTCCAGGGGTACCTGGTCGAGCAGGATTATAAGGAAGGGGATTTTGTCCTCAAAGGGCAGGTCCTCTTTAAAATCGACCCCCGGTTTCTCCAGGCGACTTTGGATCAGGCCAGGGGGCAGCTTACCGAGCAGCGGGCCCGATGGGAAAACGCCAGGGCCAATCTCGAACGGATCAAGCCCCTGGTAGCCCAGAAGGCCGTCAGCCAGAAAGACTTCGATGAGGCCGTGGCCACGGAACGGGTCACCTTGGCCGCGGTGGTGGCTGCCCAGGCGGTGGTCGATAAGGCCCAGGTCGATCTGGGATTTACCAGGATCATATCTCCCATTGATGGGATCGCCGGTATTGCCAGGGCCCAATTGGGTAACCTGGTAGGACCCGGTTCCATCGAGGAACTGACCACCGTCTCCACTGTGGACCCGATCAAGGTCTATTTCCCGATGAGCGAACAGGAGTACCTGAAATATATGGCTAACGGGAATGGAAAGACCCAGCAGATACCCCTGGAGTTGATCCTGGCCGACGGCAATGTCCATCCTTTTCAGGGGAAACTGGCCTTTGCCGACCGTCAGGTGGACCTGAGAACCGGGACGATCAAGGTAGCCGCCCTGTTCAAGAATCCGGGAAATGTGCTGCGCCCCGGACAATTTGCCCGGATTCGTGCCCGGATTATGGTCAAGAAAGGGGCGCTTTTGGTTCCCCAGCGGGCGGTCATCGAATTACAGGGAAAATATCAGGCGGCCGTGGTCGGCCCGGATAATAAGGTTTCCATCAGGCAGGTCAAAGCGGCCGAACGGGTCGGCAATCTTTGGGTGATCGAAGAAGGCCTTAATCCCGGCGAGCAGGTCGTCATCGAAGGGCTTCAGAAGATCAAGGATGGGATGGTGGTGGCGACCAGGCCCTTCCGTTCTGATTCCGGGATGGCCAATACGGCCGGGCCTCAGCCGGCGATTCAAAAGACAGGGAAAAAATAG
- a CDS encoding Fe-S-containing hydro-lyase encodes MSKTVTLTTPLTDEMVSSLEIGDKVFLNGVVYSARDAAHKRLIDLLDAGKPLPFDLKGQVIYYVGPSPAKPGRVIGAAGPTTSYRMDPYAPRLMELGLKGMIGKGKRSPAVKEALVKYKAVYLGATGGAGALISRAIKAAEVIAYEELGPEAIRRMVVENFPAVVINDSLGRDLYEEGLKEYQLP; translated from the coding sequence ATGTCCAAAACAGTCACTCTAACCACCCCCTTAACCGACGAAATGGTATCTTCCCTTGAGATTGGAGACAAGGTTTTTTTAAACGGTGTCGTTTATTCGGCCAGAGACGCTGCCCACAAAAGGTTAATTGACCTGTTGGATGCCGGGAAACCGCTCCCCTTTGACCTTAAGGGACAGGTTATCTATTATGTCGGCCCCTCCCCTGCAAAACCGGGGCGGGTAATCGGGGCGGCCGGCCCGACTACCAGTTATCGCATGGACCCCTATGCGCCCCGATTGATGGAACTGGGTCTGAAGGGGATGATCGGCAAAGGGAAACGGTCCCCGGCCGTAAAAGAGGCCCTAGTCAAATATAAGGCCGTTTATTTAGGGGCCACCGGTGGGGCCGGGGCCTTGATTTCCCGGGCCATCAAAGCCGCGGAAGTCATTGCCTATGAGGAATTGGGTCCTGAAGCCATCCGCCGGATGGTGGTGGAAAACTTCCCGGCTGTGGTCATCAACGACAGTCTGGGACGGGATCTTTACGAGGAAGGCCTTAAAGAATACCAGTTACCGTAG
- a CDS encoding multidrug efflux RND transporter permease subunit, giving the protein MSKFFINRPIVAMVISILFVILGLVAMVGLPVAQFPEIVPPEIQIYTTYTGADAETVEQSVATPIEQQISGVDNMNYMYSVNASNGTMRMFVNFDVKTDPNTDLIFTQMRQNQAQPQLPIDVRNYGVTMVKSRAAPMMLIGLTSPKGSYNAAFLANYANINLVDQLLRVPGIGQVAIFGAGPYAIRIWVKPDTLGKLGLTVPDIIGAIQKQNTVNPAGQVGSEPAPPGQEYTYIVRAQGRLVSEEEFGEIVVRANPDGSIVRLKDVARIELGTQSYAINGRIDGKPAGIMAIYQLPGSNALTTVQAIKKLMNEAKKRFPADLDYTVALDTTKSINEGIKEIVITLLEALLLVILVVYLFLQGWRATLIPALAVPVSLIGTFAVFPLLGFSINTLSLFGLVLAIGLVVDDAIIVVEAVERHIEEGLSPKEASFKAMKEVSGPVMAIALILSAVFVPTIFIPGITGRLYQQFAVTIAISVLISAFNALTLSPALCALLHKPGKETRGPLGVFFAWFNRSFSRASKGYIRVCGTLIRKSVLSLILLAGIAILGGLFGKGIPVGFLPEEDLGYMYINVTLPNSASLQRTDATCRKIEEIIRKTPGVEHYQTIVGISLMSIAQNTYSGFFFVTLKEWKDRKRPEEQYQAVMAHLNSELSQLPQAVAFAFPPPAIQGIGLAGGATLVLEDRAGKPLSFLAENVNKFLDGARKRPELARVTTTFLPSVPQLFVKVDRDKVLKQGVDLGEVYQTLQAFMGGYFVNFFNRFGRQWQVFVQAEGEYRTKAEDIRQFYVDNDKGDHVPLSALTTMENRPGPEFTMRYNLYRSAQINAMGKPGFSSGQVMKALEEVFHQTMPGEMGLDYIGMSFQEKKAQEGIPASAIFGFSLLCVFLILAALYESWSLPFSVLLCTPVAVFGAFAGIWLTGQVNNVYAQIGLIVLIGLGAKNAILIVEFAKTRHEGGSPLDEAALEGARLRLRPILMTSFAFLLGVLPLVFSSGAGAVARRIMGTAVMGGTTAASVIAIFLIPVTFYVVEKIFRRRKKKHREDEKEANHV; this is encoded by the coding sequence ATGTCGAAGTTTTTTATCAACCGTCCCATTGTGGCCATGGTCATCTCTATCTTGTTTGTCATCCTGGGCCTGGTGGCCATGGTGGGACTGCCGGTGGCCCAATTCCCGGAGATCGTTCCACCGGAGATCCAGATCTACACCACCTATACCGGTGCCGACGCCGAAACCGTGGAACAATCCGTGGCCACCCCTATCGAACAGCAGATCAGCGGCGTGGACAATATGAACTATATGTATTCCGTGAATGCCAGTAATGGAACGATGCGGATGTTCGTCAATTTCGATGTCAAGACCGACCCCAACACGGATTTGATCTTTACCCAGATGCGGCAGAACCAGGCCCAACCCCAACTGCCCATCGATGTGCGCAATTACGGCGTAACCATGGTAAAATCCAGGGCCGCACCGATGATGCTCATCGGCCTCACCTCCCCTAAAGGCAGCTACAACGCCGCCTTTTTAGCCAACTACGCCAATATCAATCTGGTCGATCAGCTCCTGCGGGTGCCCGGCATCGGCCAGGTGGCCATTTTCGGCGCCGGTCCCTATGCCATCCGTATCTGGGTCAAACCCGATACCCTGGGCAAGCTGGGCCTGACCGTTCCCGATATTATCGGCGCCATCCAGAAACAGAATACGGTCAATCCGGCCGGACAAGTCGGCAGTGAGCCGGCCCCGCCCGGCCAGGAATACACCTATATCGTGCGCGCCCAGGGCCGTCTGGTTTCGGAGGAGGAATTTGGCGAGATTGTGGTCCGGGCCAACCCCGACGGGTCGATCGTCAGGCTGAAGGACGTGGCCCGGATTGAACTGGGGACCCAAAGTTATGCCATCAACGGCCGAATCGACGGGAAGCCGGCCGGGATCATGGCCATCTATCAGTTGCCCGGTTCCAACGCCTTAACAACGGTCCAGGCCATTAAAAAGTTGATGAACGAAGCCAAAAAAAGGTTTCCGGCCGACCTCGATTATACGGTCGCCCTGGATACCACCAAGTCCATCAACGAGGGGATCAAGGAGATCGTTATTACGCTTTTGGAGGCCCTGCTCCTGGTTATCCTGGTGGTCTACCTTTTTCTTCAGGGGTGGCGGGCGACCCTTATTCCGGCCCTGGCCGTTCCGGTCTCCCTGATCGGCACCTTTGCCGTCTTCCCCTTGCTGGGGTTCTCCATCAATACCCTGTCGCTTTTCGGCCTGGTGCTGGCCATCGGCCTGGTGGTGGATGACGCCATCATCGTTGTGGAGGCGGTAGAGCGTCACATCGAGGAAGGCCTCTCCCCGAAAGAGGCCTCGTTCAAGGCCATGAAGGAGGTTTCCGGGCCGGTGATGGCTATCGCCTTGATTTTAAGCGCCGTCTTTGTGCCGACCATATTCATACCGGGCATCACCGGAAGGCTCTATCAGCAGTTTGCCGTGACCATCGCCATTTCGGTTCTCATCTCGGCCTTCAACGCCCTGACCCTGAGCCCGGCCCTTTGCGCCCTGCTGCACAAGCCGGGGAAAGAGACCCGGGGACCTTTAGGGGTCTTCTTCGCCTGGTTCAACCGGTCCTTCAGCCGGGCCTCAAAAGGCTATATCCGGGTCTGCGGGACCTTGATTCGCAAGAGCGTCTTGAGTCTCATTCTTTTAGCCGGCATCGCCATCCTGGGCGGTCTTTTCGGCAAAGGGATCCCCGTGGGGTTTTTGCCGGAAGAAGATTTGGGCTATATGTACATCAACGTGACTCTGCCCAATTCCGCCTCTCTACAAAGGACGGACGCCACCTGCCGAAAGATTGAGGAGATCATCAGGAAGACCCCGGGTGTCGAACACTACCAGACCATCGTCGGCATCAGCCTGATGAGCATTGCCCAAAATACCTATAGCGGGTTCTTCTTTGTAACCCTCAAAGAGTGGAAGGACCGAAAAAGGCCGGAGGAACAATACCAGGCGGTTATGGCCCACCTGAACAGTGAATTAAGCCAGTTGCCCCAGGCTGTGGCCTTTGCCTTTCCGCCCCCGGCCATACAAGGAATCGGTCTGGCCGGCGGAGCCACCCTGGTGCTCGAGGACCGGGCAGGCAAACCCCTTTCTTTTTTGGCGGAAAACGTCAACAAATTTCTGGACGGGGCCAGGAAAAGGCCGGAGCTGGCCAGGGTGACGACTACCTTTCTTCCTTCGGTTCCACAGCTCTTTGTCAAGGTGGACCGCGACAAGGTGCTCAAACAGGGGGTTGACCTTGGGGAGGTCTACCAGACCCTCCAGGCCTTTATGGGCGGCTATTTCGTAAACTTTTTTAACCGCTTCGGGCGCCAGTGGCAGGTCTTTGTCCAGGCTGAAGGGGAGTACCGCACCAAGGCTGAAGACATCCGGCAATTCTATGTGGATAACGACAAGGGGGACCATGTGCCCCTTTCGGCTTTGACCACCATGGAGAACCGCCCCGGTCCGGAGTTCACTATGCGCTATAACCTTTATCGCTCAGCCCAGATCAATGCCATGGGCAAACCCGGTTTCAGCTCGGGCCAGGTCATGAAGGCCCTGGAAGAGGTTTTTCATCAGACCATGCCGGGGGAGATGGGCCTCGACTACATCGGTATGAGCTTTCAGGAAAAAAAGGCCCAGGAGGGTATCCCCGCTTCCGCCATCTTCGGTTTTTCCCTCCTCTGTGTCTTCCTCATCCTGGCGGCCCTTTATGAGAGCTGGTCCCTGCCGTTCAGCGTGCTTCTCTGCACACCGGTGGCTGTTTTCGGGGCCTTCGCCGGAATATGGCTCACCGGCCAGGTGAATAACGTTTATGCCCAAATCGGTCTCATCGTCCTCATCGGTCTGGGGGCCAAAAATGCCATCCTGATCGTCGAGTTCGCCAAGACAAGACATGAGGGGGGAAGCCCTTTGGATGAGGCCGCCCTCGAGGGTGCCCGCTTGCGTCTCCGGCCGATCCTGATGACCTCCTTCGCCTTTCTGCTGGGTGTGCTGCCCCTGGTTTTTTCCTCGGGCGCCGGTGCCGTAGCCCGGCGGATTATGGGTACGGCGGTCATGGGAGGGACCACCGCCGCTTCGGTCATTGCCATTTTTCTGATCCCGGTGACTTTTTATGTGGTAGAAAAAATCTTCAGGCGCAGAAAGAAAAAACACCGGGAGGATGAAAAGGAGGCCAACCATGTTTAA
- a CDS encoding fumarate hydratase: MIRELQVKKITQAVKRLCIEANENLGEDVLNCFQQALQKEISPVGKEILEQLIENARISREEHLPMCQDTGLAVIFLEIGQDLHLTGGDLKEAVNQGVREGYGEGYLRKSSCHPFTRANTGDNTPAVIYINVVPGERLKIWVVPKGGGSENMSRLFMLPPSAGLPGIKEKIVETVKEAGPNPCPPTIIGVGIGGTFEQAALQAKKSLLRPLGSPNPDPELDRLEIELLEMINKLGIGPQGLGGRTTSLAVHIRLLPCHIASLPVAVNIQCHASRHKEITL, translated from the coding sequence ATGATCAGAGAGCTTCAGGTAAAAAAAATAACCCAGGCCGTTAAACGGTTATGTATTGAAGCCAACGAAAACCTTGGCGAAGATGTCCTTAACTGCTTTCAGCAAGCCTTGCAGAAAGAAATATCCCCGGTTGGGAAAGAGATTCTGGAACAATTGATCGAAAACGCCCGGATCAGTAGGGAGGAGCATCTGCCCATGTGCCAGGATACCGGACTGGCGGTAATTTTTTTAGAAATCGGCCAGGACCTGCATCTGACCGGCGGTGACTTGAAAGAGGCCGTCAATCAGGGGGTCCGAGAGGGGTATGGAGAAGGCTATCTGCGTAAATCGTCCTGCCATCCTTTTACCAGGGCCAATACCGGGGATAATACGCCGGCCGTCATCTATATCAATGTGGTCCCCGGTGAGCGGCTTAAAATTTGGGTTGTCCCGAAAGGCGGCGGCAGTGAGAATATGAGCCGTTTATTTATGCTTCCCCCCTCGGCCGGGCTCCCTGGAATCAAGGAGAAAATTGTAGAAACCGTCAAGGAGGCCGGGCCAAACCCCTGCCCTCCGACCATTATCGGCGTGGGCATCGGCGGAACCTTTGAACAGGCCGCCTTGCAGGCCAAAAAGTCTCTGCTCCGTCCCCTTGGGAGCCCGAACCCTGATCCCGAGCTGGACCGGCTTGAGATCGAACTGCTGGAAATGATCAATAAACTCGGAATAGGCCCCCAGGGTTTGGGAGGCCGGACGACCTCCCTGGCCGTCCATATCCGGCTTCTGCCCTGCCACATTGCCAGTCTTCCCGTAGCGGTCAATATCCAGTGCCACGCCAGCAGGCATAAGGAGATTACCTTATAA